Below is a genomic region from Escherichia ruysiae.
TACGTGTTCATGGTGCCTTTGTTCGGGATCAGGAAGTTCATGCCGTGGTGCAGGACTGGAAAGCGCGTGGTCGCCCACAGTATGTTGATGGCATCACCTCCGACAGTGAAAGCGAAGGTGGCGCGGGCGGTTTCGATGGCGCTGAAGAACTGGATCCGTTGTTCGATCAGGCGGTGCAGTTTGTCACTGAAAAACGCAAAGCGTCAATTTCAGGCGTACAGCGTCAGTTCCGCATTGGTTATAACCGTGCGGCGCGTATTATCGAACAGATGGAAGCGCAGGGGATCGTCAGCGAACAGGGGCACAACGGTAATCGTGAAGTGCTGGCCCCACCGCCGTTTGACTAATGGATGTGTAGGCCGGATAAGACGCAATAGCGTCGCATTCGGCACTCTATCAACTGAAAATTCAGTATTTTCTTCTTTCCTCAAGCTGATTATTAGCCTGGAATAGAGTAGAGGGAACTCCCGTTTGGGAGTGACGTAATTTGAGGAACAATGATGAAAAAAATTGCCATCACCTGTGCATTACTCTCAAGTTTAGTGGCGTCCAGTGTTTGGGCTGATGCCGCAAGCGATCTGAAAAGCCGCCTGGATAAAGTCAGCAGCTTCCACGCCAGCTTCACGCAAAAAGTGACTGACGGTAGCGGCGCGGCGGTGCAGGAAGGTCAGGGCGATCTGTGGGTGAAACGTCCTAACTTGTTCAACTGGCATATGACTCAACCTGATGAAAGCATCCTGGTTTCTGACGGTAAAACACTGTGGTTCTATAACCCGTTCGTTGAGCAGGCTACGGCAACCTGGCTGAAAGATGCTACCGGTAATACGCCGTTTATGCTGATTGCCCGCAACCAGTCCAGCGACTGGCAGCAGTACAATATCAAACAGAATGGCGATGACTTTGTCCTCACGCCGAAAGCCAGCAATGGCAACCTGAAGCAGTTCACCATCAACGTGGGGCGTGACGGCACAATCCATCAGTTTAGCGCGGTGGAGCAGGACGATCAGCGCAGCAGTTATCAACTGAAATCCCAGCAAAATGGCGTTGTGGATGCAGCGAAATTTACCTTCACCCCGCCGCAAGGCGTAACGGTAGATGACCAACGTAAGTAGAGGCACCTGAGTGAGCAATCTGTCGCTCGATTTTTCGGATAATACTTTTCAACCTCTGGCCGCGCGTATGCGGCCAGAAAATTTAGCACAGTATATCGGTCAGCAACATTTGCTGGCTGCGGGGAAGCCGTTGCCGCGCGCTATCGAAGCCGGGCACCTGCATTCAATGATCCTCTGGGGGCCGCCGGGTACGGGTAAAACGACCCTTGCTGAAGTGATCGCCCGCTACGCAAACGCTGATGTGGAACGTATTTCTGCCGTTACTTCTGGTGTGAAAGAGATTCGCGAGGCGATCGAGCGCGCGCGGCAGAACCGCAACGCCGGACGCCGCACCATTCTGTTTGTTGACGAAGTACATCGCTTCAACAAGAGCCAGCAGGATGCGTTTCTACCGCATATTGAAGATGGCACCATCACTTTCATTGGCGCGACGACTGAAAACCCCTCGTTTGAGCTTAATTCGGCGCTGCTTTCACGTGCCCGCGTCTATCTGCTGAAATCATTGACGACCGAGGATATTGAGCGAGTACTTACTCAGGCGATGGAAGACAAAACGCGCGGCTATGGTGGGCAGGATATTGTTCTGCCCGATGAAACACGCCGTGCGATTGCTGAACTGGTGAATGGTGACGCGCGTCGGGCGTTAAATACGCTGGAAATGATGGCGGATATGGCCGAAGTCGATGGCAGTGGCAAACGTGTCCTGAAGCCCGAATTACTGACGGAAATCGCCGGTGAGCGTAGCGCCCGCTTCGATAACAAAGGCGATCGCTTTTACGATCTGATTTCCGCACTGCATAAATCTGTGCGTGGCAGCGCACCTGATGCGGCGTTGTACTGGTATGCGCGAATTATTACTGCTGGTGGTGATCCGTTATATGTCGCGCGTCGCTGTCTGGCGATAGCGTCGGAAGACGTCGGCAATGCTGACCCACGTGCGATGCAGGTAGCGATTGCTGCATGGGATTGCTTTACCCGTGTTGGTCCGGCAGAAGGCGAACGCGCCATTGCCCAGGCGATTGTTTACCTGGCCTGCGCACCGAAAAGCAACGCTGTGTATACGGCGTTTAAAGCCGCGCTGGCCGATGCTCGCGAACGTCCGGATTATGACGTGCCGGTTCATTTGCGTAATGCGCCGACGAAATTAATGAAGGAAATGGGCTACGGGCAGGAATATCGTTACGCTCATGATGAAGCAAACGCTTATGCGGCCGGTGAGGTTTACTTCCCACCGGAAATAGCACAAACACGCTATTATTTCCCGACAAACAGGGGGCTGGAAGGCAAGATTGGCGAAAAGCTCGCCTGGCTGGCTGAACAGGATCAAAATAGCCCCATAAAACGCTACCGTTAATGTTATCGTTGCGGTAATGTTGTTACTGTATCCCTGTGGTCGCAGGCTGTGGCCACATCTCCCATTTAATTCGATAAGCACAGGATAAGCATGCTCGATCCCAATCTGCTGCGTAATGAGCCAGACGCAGTCGCTGAAAAACTGGCACGCCGGGGCTTTAAGCTGGATGTAGATAAGCTGGGCGCTCTTGAAGAGCGTCGTAAAGTATTGCAGGTCAAAACGGAAAACCTGCAAGCGGAGCGTAACTCCCGATCGAAATCCATTGGCCAGGCGAAAGCGCGCGGGGAAGATATCGAGCCTTTACGTCTGGAAGTGAACAAACTGGGCGAAGAGCTGGATGCAGCAAAAGCCGAACTGGATGCTTTACAGGCTGAAATTCGCGATATCGCGCTGACAATCCCTAACCTGCCTGCAGATGAAGTGCCGGTGGGTAAAGACGAAAATGACAACGTTGAAGTCAGCCGCTGGGGCACCCCGCGTGAGTTTGACTTTGAAGTTCGTGACCACGTGACGCTGGGTGAAATGCACTCTGGCCTCGACTTTGCAGCAGCGGTTAAGCTGACCGGTTCGCGCTTTGTGGTGATGAAAGGGCAGATCGCACGTATGCACCGCGCATTGTCGCAGTTTATGCTGGATCTGCATACCGAGCAGCATGGCTATAGTGAAAACTATGTCCCGTATCTGGTTAACCAGGATACGCTTTACGGTACAGGTCAGTTGCCGAAATTTGCTGGCGACCTGTTCCATACCCGTCCGCTGGAAGAAGAAGCAGACACCAGTAACTACGCGCTGATCCCAACGGCAGAAGTTCCGCTGACCAACTTGGTTCGCGGTGAAATCATTGATGAAGATGACCTGCCGATTAAGATGACCGCCCATACGCCATGCTTCCGTTCTGAAGCCGGTTCTTATGGTCGTGATACCCGTGGTCTGATCCGTATGCACCAGTTCGACAAAGTTGAAATGGTTCAGATCGTGCGCCCGGAAGACTCTATGGCGGCGCTGGAAGAGATGACCGGTCATGCAGAAAAAGTCCTGCAACTGCTGGGTCTGCCGTACCGTAAAATCATCCTTTGCACTGGTGACATGGGCTTTGGCGCGTGCAAAACTTACGACCTGGAAGTATGGATCCCGGCGCAGAACACCTACCGCGAAATTTCTTCCTGCTCTAACGTCTGGGATTTCCAGGCGCGTCGTATGCAGGCACGCTGCCGCAGCAAGTCTGACAAGAAAACCCGTCTGGTTCATACCCTGAACGGTTCCGGGCTGGCTGTTGGTCGCACGCTGGTTGCGGTAATGGAAAACTATCAGCAGGCCGATGGTCGTATTGAAGTACCAGAAGTTTTGCGTCCATATATGAACGGACTGGAATATATTGGCTAATACCCAATTTTTCTGAATCTAAAAAGCGCCTGCGGGCGCTTTTTTTGTCTCCCTTTGATACCAAACAATAATTACTCGTTACTTAAGCGCAATACTACTTACGAGTGAAAATCTACCTATCCCGTTGATTTTCAAATCATTCGATGTATACAAGCCTATATAGCGTCAGCTATAAAAATAATTACACAATACGGTTTGTTACTGGAATTAATCGTGAGCAAGCTTGAGTGAGCCATTATGAAAACGAAAATCCCTGATGCGGTATTGGCTGC
It encodes:
- the serS gene encoding serine--tRNA ligase, encoding MLDPNLLRNEPDAVAEKLARRGFKLDVDKLGALEERRKVLQVKTENLQAERNSRSKSIGQAKARGEDIEPLRLEVNKLGEELDAAKAELDALQAEIRDIALTIPNLPADEVPVGKDENDNVEVSRWGTPREFDFEVRDHVTLGEMHSGLDFAAAVKLTGSRFVVMKGQIARMHRALSQFMLDLHTEQHGYSENYVPYLVNQDTLYGTGQLPKFAGDLFHTRPLEEEADTSNYALIPTAEVPLTNLVRGEIIDEDDLPIKMTAHTPCFRSEAGSYGRDTRGLIRMHQFDKVEMVQIVRPEDSMAALEEMTGHAEKVLQLLGLPYRKIILCTGDMGFGACKTYDLEVWIPAQNTYREISSCSNVWDFQARRMQARCRSKSDKKTRLVHTLNGSGLAVGRTLVAVMENYQQADGRIEVPEVLRPYMNGLEYIG
- the rarA gene encoding replication-associated recombination protein RarA, which produces MSNLSLDFSDNTFQPLAARMRPENLAQYIGQQHLLAAGKPLPRAIEAGHLHSMILWGPPGTGKTTLAEVIARYANADVERISAVTSGVKEIREAIERARQNRNAGRRTILFVDEVHRFNKSQQDAFLPHIEDGTITFIGATTENPSFELNSALLSRARVYLLKSLTTEDIERVLTQAMEDKTRGYGGQDIVLPDETRRAIAELVNGDARRALNTLEMMADMAEVDGSGKRVLKPELLTEIAGERSARFDNKGDRFYDLISALHKSVRGSAPDAALYWYARIITAGGDPLYVARRCLAIASEDVGNADPRAMQVAIAAWDCFTRVGPAEGERAIAQAIVYLACAPKSNAVYTAFKAALADARERPDYDVPVHLRNAPTKLMKEMGYGQEYRYAHDEANAYAAGEVYFPPEIAQTRYYFPTNRGLEGKIGEKLAWLAEQDQNSPIKRYR
- the lolA gene encoding outer membrane lipoprotein chaperone LolA; this encodes MKKIAITCALLSSLVASSVWADAASDLKSRLDKVSSFHASFTQKVTDGSGAAVQEGQGDLWVKRPNLFNWHMTQPDESILVSDGKTLWFYNPFVEQATATWLKDATGNTPFMLIARNQSSDWQQYNIKQNGDDFVLTPKASNGNLKQFTINVGRDGTIHQFSAVEQDDQRSSYQLKSQQNGVVDAAKFTFTPPQGVTVDDQRK